The window ttttctttcgtctTTGTAACCAGTGTTATGGAAATTTACTACTATCCATATATACACCTTTCATTATCAAACTATGCACTAGAAACAATTTACTGGATCTACATTTCTTACATATACAACTGAACTTTGTTTCATCGTAATATAGACTGTTCACCAACCAAAGTTAACAAATGTTTCTTAGTAAAAAAGTCGGTCTACATAAAGAATTAACATTTAAGGCAGTTGATTTGAAAAAGTTTCTGGAGAGTAAATGGAATGCTTAAATCACGCAAAAACAATTTTCAAATTTGTCGCTCCTTTAAATTATCTCCTATGGTAAGGCCTCTTTGTTACTTTTTATCAGTTTCCAATTTCTGTTCTTCAAAAAATCAAGAATTTCAAAAGCACAATGGATTCTCAAGAAGCAGGTTCATCATTGACTACTACATTCATTTGTCTATCTCCTATCTAAATTCTCCTTTTTCATAAGTTGATCATGTTTTTGAAACATTGTCTCACTTTGTATAGCAGCAAGAGAAAAGGTTGATTTCTCGCAGCTAGTCAGAGATAAAGAGAGTGAATGGAATCATCGGAGAAGCTTGGCATGGGACTCAGCCTTCTTCACTACCCCTGGTTTCTTCTCAATCTCCTTAATGACTAATTGTGAAATTCAAGAACCTCAAGAGACGCAATAGTTTTATACGATGGCAACGATTTTTTACAATCTTTTCTGGTTTGTTGTAGGAGTATTGGATCATGAAGAGTTGTTTGGGAGCTTAAAACTTGGTGAGAATGAGATTGACGAAAATCAGAAGGACTTCATCAAGAAGACAATTCTTCCATGTGTTTCTTCTGACATCGCTACTCGTCCAAGTTTTGCATGGGACAATGCTTTTTTAACCGAGCCAGGTCTCACATTTTCAAAACGTTACTCAACTCTTTTTGTAAACGTTCATcacattttttttgaaagaataatTAGTACAGTTTTCCTATTGGATCAtcgaactatatatataaactccACTAATTTATTAGCAAAACCAATCAGACCAAGTGTATTTagcatatttatttatatattgaaatattaacATTGGCTAATATTTGATAAGGTGTTCTTGATGCGGAGGAGTTGTCGCTAGTGAACAATGGTTTCACTAGTAACACACAGCCTCGTAACTCTGCTGATTCCATGACTTCAACAACTGAAGGAAGCAGATTCTCTGTGTCGAGCATTGAGCTTGATCTGTTTAACGACCTGAGAGCCTCTTTAAGTAATATGAAGGAGACGAGAGCTCAAGAGATCCAACGCAAGTTACCAGATGGTAACAAGGTAAAAAGGAACAAACGCTAATACACCTTTTTTTCCCTTCTTCTCAGTGTGCTTTCATCTGAATTTAACATGTATGTTCTGTTTGTCAAGAGAGCTAAGTGGTACAAACTGAAAAGTCAACGTTTGAGTCTCATTCCTCAACCAAAAGCGTATactccttcttcttcatcgtcaTTGTCATCTTCAGTCTCCAAATCTTTGACTCCTCGTCAAGCTAAACCTGAGAAGAAAGTTGTTGCAAGTGAAATCGGTGAGAACATGATTCATTTTCCCTTTGTTCTTTTCAAGAGGAGAAAGATCAatgttcatcttcttctttgtgTGTGAAGGGCATAAGGGATCAAAATCTATCATACGATCATCTTATTCTGGATATAAAGGGAAGGATTTGGCATCATCATCCTCTGGTCTGAGGTTACCCTTGCCAAAGATGGGTTTCTTCGACTCGGTATGCTTCCAAAGAAAGCATAATTTAGCAGCTATGGTATATCTTGTGgttaaaaagaaaagttataCATAACTTTTGTTTACAACAGGAGAACGAGGGagataaagaaaacaaagaaccAAATGCTTCTGCAAACACAAGAAGAAGACACAAGTCGAAACTCGGAACGCTTTCTCCAAAAGAAACCCCTAACGTTTTGGGCCAACACAAGACTCGAAAGTGAAACGGGCAATAGCGACTATACTTTGGTCTTGTGTGCGTTGCAAGGAACCGTTCATTCGTCTGTCATATTGACTACTGAATCAATGTTTCTTGTTGGATAAGTCAGctgctgctttttttttttttatatatgaaaagGAAGATTTCATCATCAACAAAACACTGCGATAGTTTTAAGTCGTTGATGAATggatcttattttattttatgatattttctcAATGTTGTATTACATTGGGCATTGATAGGCATAAGGAAACCtatcaaaattaatcaaaaaacaaaagagaaagcaAAAAAGAATAGTATTTTATGATTTAGCGAGAAGACTTTTTATTACAAGAGAGTTGAGAAAGAACAGCGGCTTTAACTCAGATGAAAACTttacaagaaaataattaatttgatgATCATCCCACAAGAACGTAGATAGCATAGATGATCCCAGGGATGTAACCCAACAAAGTCAACAACAAACATATCCAAAACTCTACCTGCATTCATGAGATCATTTAACAATTAAATTACGAGACAAGAAAGTAAGTAATTAAACTAGTGATGTATTTAGATTAGTGCTTACCCCACAACCATATCGGAGGAAAACGCCGACTGGAGGCAGAAGAATCGCCAGAATCACTTCCAGGAAAGTCTCTGAACCCATTTTGTTTTGGACTattgaagaagagaaagagaagagttGATTAGGGAAGAAGTGAAAGTGGTGAGTGGGTTATGAAGAAAAACTATAGCTGGGTATATGACACCTGTAGTTCTTGCAGTGTATCACGTACCACGTGTGAATGTTTTAGAGATGCACTCATTAACAATGTGGCCTATATATGTGTTGCGATTTTTTCCAAGTAGAACGATAGAATATGTCAAATATCTGTTTACTTCATAACTGTTTTTACTACTTCGAAGGGATCTTCTTaaagaatattattattttcagtGTCAGAAACAAGAGGAGATATTGATGAATTGATGTTTTTGATAAGTACGGCTGGATGGTATTTTGCCAATGCTTACATCGAGTCTGTTAGTTATTATCcattttaatttgtaaaataagTTTTGATAAATTAGAAAACAATTTGGAAACCTATACTTATGTATATTACCTCGTAGTATCGAAAATACCACATTTTATTTGCGTCAGACAAAAAGcatgcaacaacaacaaaaatctaCAACATATGTACAGTAATTTCATTGTAGCAGACTGAACATTTTACATGCAAGATTCTATAGAGTAGTTTTACTTTGACCTACTAAGAATATAACacagaaaataaatatgaaaccTCTATGATCAAGCATAATTATCAAATGTACATGATTTAATTAGAAAAATGGTGGAAATTGAGGTGCTGGTTTTGTTTCTTCAACTCACCCTTAAACCCATTTTGCCAAATCCAGTGTCTTGCATCATCTCCACGAACTCACTGTAATCTATTCTTCCATcctgacaaaaaaaacaacaacacacTCACACACATATGGAATCATTTAAGCAACAATGGTGCTTTTAAGTAATTACTGAATGCAAGAGCAACTTTTATTTACATTGTCCTTGTCAACTTCGCTTATAATGTCGTCTAGATGAACATCCGCTAAGCCAAATTGCTTGCAACCTTGCTGGAGCTCTTCTCGGGTTATATAACCACTTCCATCTTTATCAAAATAAGAGAACGCTGTGAACAAATGGTCTTCTTTCTGTATTTTGTTTAAATGCACCATCGCTGCTATAAACTCTCCATAGTCTATAGTCCCACTGTTATCTATATCCGCCTGAAAATGTGGTCTCCATATTATTTTATAGCTTTTGTATATCATATAGTAAAAGGCAAGAAGAGAAATGGGACGTACTGCTTGCATTAATCCTAATATTTCTGAATCTTTAAGGTTAGCACCAACTCTGTCCAAGCCCTTCTTGAGTTCTTCGAGAGTGATGTGTCCACTGTTGTCTGTATCTATCATCTTGAACATTTCCTTCAACCCTGCTATCTCTTCCTCTGACAAGCTTTCTGCTATCACCTGAATAAATGCATGTCGTGACAAGATAAAATGGTGAGTGATATAAGTGCAATCAGAGCCGGTTCCTG of the Brassica rapa cultivar Chiifu-401-42 chromosome A03, CAAS_Brap_v3.01, whole genome shotgun sequence genome contains:
- the LOC103857826 gene encoding uncharacterized protein LOC103857826 isoform X1, giving the protein MFPISVLQKIKNFKSTMDSQEAAAREKVDFSQLVRDKESEWNHRRSLAWDSAFFTTPGVLDHEELFGSLKLGENEIDENQKDFIKKTILPCVSSDIATRPSFAWDNAFLTEPGVLDAEELSLVNNGFTSNTQPRNSADSMTSTTEGSRFSVSSIELDLFNDLRASLSNMKETRAQEIQRKLPDGNKRAKWYKLKSQRLSLIPQPKAYTPSSSSSLSSSVSKSLTPRQAKPEKKVVASEIGHKGSKSIIRSSYSGYKGKDLASSSSGLRLPLPKMGFFDSENEGDKENKEPNASANTRRRHKSKLGTLSPKETPNVLGQHKTRK
- the LOC103857826 gene encoding uncharacterized protein LOC103857826 isoform X3 gives rise to the protein MFPISVLQKIKNFKSTMDSQEAAAREKVDFSQLVRDKESEWNHRRSLAWDSAFFTTPGVLDHEELFGSLKLGENEIDENQKDFIKKTILPCVSSDIATRPSFAWDNAFLTEPGVLDAEELSLVNNGFTSNTQPRNSADSMTSTTEGSRFSVSSIELDLFNDLRASLSNMKETRAQEIQRKLPDGNKRAKWYKLKSQRLSLIPQPKAYTPSSSSSLSSSVSKSLTPRQAKPEKKVVASEIGHKGSKSIIRSSYSGYKGKDLASSSSGLRLPLPKMGFFDSNEGDKENKEPNASANTRRRHKSKLGTLSPKETPNVLGQHKTRK
- the LOC103857826 gene encoding uncharacterized protein LOC103857826 isoform X2 translates to MFPISVLQKIKNFKSTMDSQEAAREKVDFSQLVRDKESEWNHRRSLAWDSAFFTTPGVLDHEELFGSLKLGENEIDENQKDFIKKTILPCVSSDIATRPSFAWDNAFLTEPGVLDAEELSLVNNGFTSNTQPRNSADSMTSTTEGSRFSVSSIELDLFNDLRASLSNMKETRAQEIQRKLPDGNKRAKWYKLKSQRLSLIPQPKAYTPSSSSSLSSSVSKSLTPRQAKPEKKVVASEIGHKGSKSIIRSSYSGYKGKDLASSSSGLRLPLPKMGFFDSENEGDKENKEPNASANTRRRHKSKLGTLSPKETPNVLGQHKTRK
- the LOC103857826 gene encoding uncharacterized protein LOC103857826 isoform X5, translating into MDSQEAAREKVDFSQLVRDKESEWNHRRSLAWDSAFFTTPGVLDHEELFGSLKLGENEIDENQKDFIKKTILPCVSSDIATRPSFAWDNAFLTEPGVLDAEELSLVNNGFTSNTQPRNSADSMTSTTEGSRFSVSSIELDLFNDLRASLSNMKETRAQEIQRKLPDGNKRAKWYKLKSQRLSLIPQPKAYTPSSSSSLSSSVSKSLTPRQAKPEKKVVASEIGHKGSKSIIRSSYSGYKGKDLASSSSGLRLPLPKMGFFDSENEGDKENKEPNASANTRRRHKSKLGTLSPKETPNVLGQHKTRK
- the LOC103857826 gene encoding uncharacterized protein LOC103857826 isoform X4, giving the protein MDSQEAAAREKVDFSQLVRDKESEWNHRRSLAWDSAFFTTPGVLDHEELFGSLKLGENEIDENQKDFIKKTILPCVSSDIATRPSFAWDNAFLTEPGVLDAEELSLVNNGFTSNTQPRNSADSMTSTTEGSRFSVSSIELDLFNDLRASLSNMKETRAQEIQRKLPDGNKRAKWYKLKSQRLSLIPQPKAYTPSSSSSLSSSVSKSLTPRQAKPEKKVVASEIGHKGSKSIIRSSYSGYKGKDLASSSSGLRLPLPKMGFFDSENEGDKENKEPNASANTRRRHKSKLGTLSPKETPNVLGQHKTRK
- the LOC103857827 gene encoding low temperature-induced protein lt101.2 codes for the protein MGSETFLEVILAILLPPVGVFLRYGCGVEFWICLLLTLLGYIPGIIYAIYVLVG